One Thalassotalea hakodatensis DNA segment encodes these proteins:
- a CDS encoding ArsJ-associated glyceraldehyde-3-phosphate dehydrogenase — protein MTIKVGINGFGRMGRLTLRAGFGSPEIEFVKINDPAGNAETLAHLLKYDSVHGIWPHDISNIDNALKINDQIIHVSQHKTIKDTDWSGCDVVIEASGKMKTKEKLQSYFDQGVKKVVVTAPVKEEGVLNIVMGVNDDLYDVNTHDIVTAASCTTNCLAPIVKVLQEKTGIKHGSITTIHDITNTQTILDAPHKDLRRARACGMSLIPTTTGSATAITHIFPELKGKLNGHAIRVPLANASITDCVFELERATTASELNLWFKEAAETNLAGILGYEEKPLVSIDYKTDPRSSIVDALSTMVINDTQVKIYAWYDNEWGYANRTAELAIKVARSIQ, from the coding sequence ATGACAATTAAAGTTGGTATAAACGGTTTTGGCCGAATGGGACGCTTAACCCTGAGAGCAGGTTTTGGTAGTCCAGAAATTGAATTTGTGAAAATAAACGATCCTGCGGGTAATGCAGAAACATTAGCGCATTTATTAAAGTATGACTCGGTGCATGGTATTTGGCCGCATGATATTTCGAATATTGATAATGCGCTTAAAATTAATGATCAGATCATTCATGTTAGCCAACATAAAACGATCAAAGATACCGACTGGTCGGGTTGTGATGTAGTGATTGAAGCATCAGGAAAAATGAAAACGAAGGAAAAATTGCAGAGTTACTTTGATCAAGGTGTTAAAAAAGTTGTCGTTACTGCACCAGTAAAAGAAGAGGGTGTGTTAAATATTGTCATGGGAGTTAATGATGATCTGTATGATGTTAACACTCATGATATTGTCACTGCAGCCTCGTGTACGACAAATTGTTTAGCACCAATTGTTAAGGTTTTACAAGAAAAAACAGGCATTAAGCATGGTTCAATCACTACTATTCACGACATAACGAATACGCAAACTATCTTAGATGCACCACATAAAGATTTAAGGCGTGCACGTGCTTGTGGCATGAGTTTAATCCCGACAACAACCGGATCGGCCACGGCAATTACGCATATATTTCCTGAATTGAAGGGGAAATTAAATGGTCATGCGATCAGAGTGCCGTTAGCAAATGCTTCAATTACTGATTGTGTTTTTGAGCTTGAACGTGCAACAACTGCAAGTGAGCTAAACCTATGGTTTAAAGAGGCCGCAGAAACGAATTTAGCAGGTATTTTAGGCTACGAAGAAAAGCCACTTGTATCAATTGATTATAAAACGGATCCTCGTTCAAGCATTGTTGATGCATTATCAACAATGGTGATTAATGATACCCAAGTGAAAATATATGCTTGGTATGATAATGAATGGGGTTACGCAAATAGAACGGCTGAACTAGCTATTAAAGTAGCTCGTAGTATTCAGTAA
- a CDS encoding S41 family peptidase yields MRYKKYALSALAIFATAATAVEKEQEWFLHSSISPDSKTIAFSYKGDIYTVPTNGGTARPLTIHSDWDGHPIWSSDGKNIAFASDRSGNLDVYIMPENGGKAKRLTYHSANDIPQDFTKNNKEVLFTSSRIDSKDSTIFPTTRLTESYTVSVDGATPKMLATVPASELQFSPNGDQVLYRDEKSYENQFRKHDVSAFARDIWLHDLNSGKHQQLTTFKGGDHNPVWKNNDTFYYTSEEKSDVFNVWQSSLNGSNKKQITKFKQHPVRSLSTSDNGTLAFVHHGNIYTNKNGSLKHVKITIANDVQEDELLPVSLGGKITEYAVSPDGKEVAFIARGEVFVASTEFKTTRAITNTPQQERSVSFHKDGKTLLYAAERDDNWGLYETTIENESEPYFFAATTLTEKTVYLADTDSFQPVYSPNGKKIAFLSNRDEIQIINRETKKVNVALSKENNYSYADGDISFAWAPDSYWMTANFAPRGRLFIKNVGIFPSDGSAKPKDISLSGYNDGSPTWHTDGNAVLWWSARFGQRDHGSWGREGDVLAAFLTQDSYDKFRMSKEEYELQKELEDKQAKDKKDEEKAVDKTKSKAPVEIDWENIERRTVRLTVHSSHLGQAYLTKDAKELYYLARFEKGFDLWRQSIKDKKTELVAKLNARSVNMSFSEDEKNLFILADGQLKQGKVGKKITLKSIKVNPVMQLKTVAEREFMFDHSWRVIKDKFYRSDYHGIDWDDIGKSYRKKLTSIGHGRDFANMFAEMTGELNASHIGSSYRPKSTSTNDKTGRLGLFFNDDNGLLVEEVLANGPFDNAESKVKLGVKLTAVNGVELTKNQNLYQLLNHTTGRRVRFTFEDAKGSHFDEVIKPVSARKVSNLLYDRWVTSREALVKKLSNGRLAYVHVRGMNDPSFRAVYSSLLGKHFDKEAVVVDTRFNGGGWLHNDLAKLLSGNEYFTMHVRGRQYAGDPFDQWNKPSVLLINEGNYSDAHAFAYTYDELGLGEMVGMPVPGTMTAVWWETGISGDFRAGVPQVGMKDTKGKYLENNQTMPDHMVKNDPESSSKGQDKQIEKAVEVLLKKLK; encoded by the coding sequence ATGCGCTATAAAAAATATGCATTGTCGGCTTTGGCAATCTTTGCCACTGCCGCAACAGCCGTAGAAAAAGAACAGGAATGGTTCCTGCACAGTAGTATTTCACCCGACAGTAAAACTATCGCATTTTCATACAAAGGAGATATCTACACTGTTCCTACAAATGGTGGAACGGCTAGACCGTTAACTATTCATAGTGATTGGGATGGACACCCTATTTGGTCTAGTGATGGCAAAAACATCGCCTTTGCCAGTGATCGAAGTGGTAACTTAGATGTTTATATCATGCCTGAAAATGGCGGCAAGGCCAAACGACTCACCTATCATTCGGCTAATGATATTCCACAAGATTTCACGAAAAATAATAAAGAAGTGCTATTCACCTCTAGCCGTATAGACTCAAAAGACTCAACGATATTCCCCACGACTCGCTTAACAGAAAGCTATACCGTTTCCGTTGATGGTGCAACACCAAAAATGCTTGCTACGGTTCCGGCGTCTGAGCTTCAATTTTCACCTAACGGCGATCAAGTACTTTATCGTGATGAAAAATCTTATGAAAACCAATTTAGAAAGCACGATGTTTCAGCATTTGCCCGAGATATTTGGTTACACGATCTAAACTCTGGGAAACATCAGCAGTTAACGACTTTTAAAGGCGGTGACCATAACCCAGTCTGGAAAAATAATGATACCTTTTATTACACCTCAGAAGAAAAGTCAGACGTGTTTAATGTTTGGCAATCAAGCTTAAATGGTAGTAACAAAAAGCAAATCACCAAATTTAAACAACACCCTGTACGTAGCTTATCAACCAGTGATAACGGTACCCTGGCCTTTGTTCATCACGGCAACATCTACACCAATAAAAACGGTTCTTTAAAACATGTAAAAATAACCATTGCCAACGATGTACAAGAAGATGAATTACTGCCTGTTTCGTTAGGTGGAAAAATTACAGAATACGCGGTTTCACCCGACGGTAAGGAAGTGGCATTTATTGCCCGGGGTGAAGTTTTTGTTGCTAGTACAGAATTTAAAACAACTCGTGCAATAACCAATACCCCTCAACAAGAGCGTTCTGTATCTTTCCATAAAGATGGTAAAACGCTTTTATATGCAGCAGAGCGTGATGACAACTGGGGCTTATATGAAACGACCATTGAAAACGAGTCAGAGCCCTACTTTTTTGCGGCAACAACATTAACAGAAAAAACAGTGTATTTAGCCGATACCGATAGTTTTCAGCCGGTATATTCACCAAACGGTAAAAAAATAGCCTTTTTGTCAAACCGTGACGAAATCCAAATTATTAACCGTGAAACCAAAAAAGTCAATGTAGCGTTAAGTAAAGAAAACAATTATTCGTATGCCGATGGAGATATTTCATTTGCTTGGGCACCAGATAGTTATTGGATGACAGCAAACTTTGCTCCACGTGGCCGATTGTTTATTAAAAATGTTGGCATTTTCCCATCAGATGGTTCAGCAAAACCGAAAGACATCAGTCTATCTGGTTACAACGATGGTTCGCCTACTTGGCATACAGATGGTAATGCCGTTTTGTGGTGGAGCGCTCGTTTTGGTCAACGAGACCATGGCAGTTGGGGGCGCGAAGGTGATGTGTTAGCAGCATTTTTAACGCAAGATAGCTATGACAAATTTCGTATGTCTAAAGAAGAATACGAATTACAAAAAGAACTAGAAGACAAGCAAGCAAAGGATAAAAAAGACGAAGAAAAGGCTGTTGATAAAACCAAATCAAAAGCACCTGTAGAAATCGACTGGGAAAATATCGAACGTCGCACTGTTCGTCTTACTGTACACTCATCACATTTAGGCCAAGCCTACCTGACTAAAGATGCTAAAGAGTTATATTACTTAGCGCGCTTTGAAAAAGGCTTTGATTTATGGCGTCAATCAATTAAAGATAAAAAGACGGAATTAGTCGCCAAGCTCAATGCCCGTTCTGTGAATATGTCGTTTAGTGAAGATGAAAAAAACCTTTTTATCCTTGCCGATGGTCAATTAAAGCAAGGTAAAGTCGGTAAAAAAATCACATTAAAATCAATTAAAGTTAATCCTGTTATGCAACTTAAAACTGTTGCAGAGCGAGAATTCATGTTTGACCACAGCTGGCGTGTCATTAAAGATAAATTTTATCGAAGCGATTATCATGGCATCGATTGGGATGATATTGGTAAATCTTATCGTAAGAAGCTAACTTCAATTGGTCATGGTCGAGATTTTGCCAACATGTTTGCTGAAATGACCGGCGAATTGAATGCGTCACACATTGGCTCATCTTACCGACCTAAATCTACGAGCACCAATGATAAAACCGGTCGTTTAGGGCTATTTTTTAATGATGATAATGGCTTACTGGTTGAAGAAGTACTCGCTAATGGTCCTTTCGATAATGCCGAAAGTAAAGTCAAGCTGGGTGTCAAATTAACCGCAGTAAATGGCGTTGAATTAACCAAAAACCAAAACCTATATCAGTTACTTAATCATACAACAGGTAGACGAGTAAGGTTCACCTTTGAAGACGCTAAAGGTAGTCATTTTGATGAAGTAATAAAGCCTGTATCAGCAAGAAAAGTAAGTAATTTATTATATGATCGTTGGGTGACATCACGTGAAGCATTAGTCAAGAAACTATCAAATGGACGTTTGGCTTATGTACATGTTCGAGGCATGAATGACCCTAGTTTTAGAGCCGTATATTCTAGTTTGTTAGGCAAACATTTTGATAAGGAAGCTGTGGTTGTTGATACTCGTTTTAATGGTGGTGGCTGGTTACACAACGACTTAGCGAAGCTACTTAGCGGTAATGAATATTTCACCATGCATGTACGAGGCCGCCAATATGCTGGTGACCCTTTTGATCAATGGAATAAGCCTTCTGTATTATTAATTAACGAAGGAAATTATAGCGACGCTCATGCTTTTGCTTACACCTATGATGAATTAGGCTTAGGTGAAATGGTAGGCATGCCTGTACCAGGAACGATGACTGCAGTTTGGTGGGAAACGGGTATTTCAGGTGATTTTCGTGCTGGGGTACCTCAAGTTGGTATGAAAGATACAAAAGGAAAATACCTAGAAAACAATCAAACTATGCCAGATCACATGGTTAAGAATGATCCTGAATCTTCATCAAAAGGTCAAGATAAGCAAATAGAGAAAGCCGTTGAAGTATTACTTAAAAAACTGAAGTAA
- a CDS encoding PEP-CTERM sorting domain-containing protein, whose protein sequence is MKLKYLKTTIAGLAMAISSVANAGLLYDQHLINGVHFGSGNQNGAFTTETNNGIEIGIRGKLRFDENNNPQSIYNSNGDGTYSFDNVAPPTGFGWAPNASTTSIWSWDWSIDVSGSQYSFGDLTYLMEIDFDPSSATNFLSFDPINSPNDNSNSGASQQNSWNMEFFNGPLAYNNTDVGIYTIQLSAFDGSTLLASSSIDIVQGVDIPEPSTIAIFALGVIGLASRRFKKQR, encoded by the coding sequence ATGAAACTTAAGTACTTAAAAACGACTATTGCAGGTTTGGCAATGGCTATCAGCAGTGTTGCAAATGCTGGATTATTATACGATCAACATTTAATTAACGGCGTACATTTTGGTTCAGGAAATCAAAATGGTGCTTTTACAACGGAAACTAACAACGGTATAGAAATAGGCATACGTGGTAAATTGCGCTTTGACGAAAATAATAATCCACAATCTATATATAACAGTAATGGTGACGGTACTTATTCATTTGATAATGTAGCTCCGCCAACGGGTTTCGGTTGGGCTCCTAATGCATCGACCACTTCGATATGGAGCTGGGATTGGAGCATAGATGTTTCTGGTTCACAATATAGTTTCGGAGATTTAACGTATCTTATGGAGATTGATTTTGATCCATCTTCAGCGACAAACTTTTTATCTTTTGACCCAATCAACAGCCCGAACGATAATTCCAATTCAGGTGCTTCACAGCAAAACTCTTGGAACATGGAATTTTTTAACGGTCCTTTAGCTTACAATAATACTGATGTTGGTATTTATACCATTCAGCTCTCAGCATTTGACGGCTCTACTTTATTAGCAAGCTCTAGTATTGATATTGTGCAGGGTGTTGATATTCCTGAACCATCTACTATCGCTATTTTTGCACTTGGTGTGATTGGTCTAGCTTCGCGTCGATTTAAGAAACAAAGGTAA
- a CDS encoding metalloregulator ArsR/SmtB family transcription factor, producing the protein MKVLFLCSENSARSIMAEALLKHHGKDQFVVYSAGTHPSGIEPKAAKAITHFGLSTDGLTSNSLDDVKDIHFDYVITLCDKAAKECDTSVMGTNCLSWDFPEPRSRMVANPYEKTLQELNERIKMFLLIQEKQKPAPISPTIFFKCLADEVRLKTLLIIAVEQEACVCEIMEALNEVSQPKVSRHLAQLRNTGILAARKHQQWVFYSLNPTLTDWMKSVITSTVVNEPQCIEQELARLNAMGDRPTRMQRCCN; encoded by the coding sequence ATGAAAGTTCTTTTTTTATGTTCTGAGAACTCTGCACGATCAATAATGGCTGAAGCATTGTTAAAACATCATGGTAAAGATCAATTTGTTGTTTATAGTGCAGGCACTCACCCATCAGGTATTGAACCAAAGGCAGCAAAGGCGATTACGCACTTTGGTTTATCAACAGATGGACTAACATCTAATAGTCTTGATGACGTAAAAGATATTCATTTTGATTACGTGATTACTTTGTGCGACAAAGCAGCGAAAGAGTGTGATACCAGTGTAATGGGGACCAATTGTTTGTCTTGGGACTTTCCTGAACCACGCAGTAGAATGGTTGCTAACCCTTATGAGAAAACACTTCAAGAGCTTAATGAACGAATAAAAATGTTTTTGCTAATTCAAGAAAAGCAAAAGCCAGCCCCAATATCACCTACCATTTTTTTTAAGTGCCTAGCAGATGAGGTGCGCCTTAAAACGTTATTGATTATTGCTGTGGAACAAGAAGCATGTGTTTGTGAAATCATGGAAGCGTTAAATGAAGTGAGTCAGCCAAAGGTATCTCGTCACTTAGCACAACTGAGAAACACAGGTATTTTAGCTGCGAGAAAGCATCAACAATGGGTATTTTATTCATTGAATCCAACGTTAACAGACTGGATGAAATCGGTGATCACTTCAACAGTTGTCAATGAGCCACAGTGTATTGAACAAGAACTAGCAAGATTGAATGCTATGGGTGATCGTCCTACTCGCATGCAACGTTGCTGTAATTAA
- a CDS encoding M20/M25/M40 family metallo-hydrolase, translating into MQQLKRLTFGAVLSIFSVQLLATQSPITDDQKQTATQLMQTAIKSDLGMEIVTSLTTEIGPRLGGSEAEKRARDWGLKLGQDLGFDKAWIEEFTMPFWDRGHLHISLTSPYQQDLYGTALGGAAPTKESINADVVYFRDIHALKAVKDNSLNGKIVFVDGDMMVKSQTGAGYGQANQRRRIGWQHAERGGASALVVRSVGSDSHRFPHSGMMSSDGDKWASIPVIAISNPDADHLRRLHNLDKPLTISLHSESKWKGDVSSGNVILDLVGSEKPEEIVLIGGHLDSWDLGTGAVDDGAGIAITTAAAALIAKLPKRPKRTIRVVMFGAEEVGLLGAFSYAKQHEANLKNHVVATESDFGAQTIWQLVSNVNPKATLLMDDIAKILSPLGIIRGGSNVPGGGPDIIPLAAKGVPTIRLSQNGGDYFDLHHTPDDTLDKINPDELAQNIAAYAASIYLIADSDVELKP; encoded by the coding sequence ATGCAACAATTGAAACGCCTTACTTTTGGCGCTGTGCTAAGCATTTTTAGTGTGCAATTATTGGCGACACAATCCCCAATAACTGATGATCAAAAACAAACCGCAACACAACTCATGCAAACCGCTATCAAAAGCGATTTAGGCATGGAAATTGTCACTTCTCTGACCACAGAAATTGGCCCTCGCTTAGGCGGCTCTGAAGCAGAAAAGCGGGCGAGAGACTGGGGGCTTAAATTAGGGCAAGATTTAGGTTTTGATAAGGCTTGGATTGAAGAGTTCACTATGCCGTTCTGGGATAGAGGCCACTTACATATATCGCTTACATCCCCTTACCAACAAGATTTATACGGTACGGCTTTAGGTGGTGCTGCACCTACTAAAGAAAGTATTAATGCTGATGTTGTATATTTTAGAGATATTCACGCATTAAAAGCAGTGAAAGATAATAGCTTGAACGGTAAAATTGTGTTTGTTGATGGCGATATGATGGTAAAAAGCCAAACTGGCGCCGGTTATGGTCAAGCGAATCAACGCCGAAGAATAGGCTGGCAACATGCTGAACGTGGTGGTGCAAGTGCCTTAGTTGTTCGCTCTGTTGGCTCAGATTCACACCGATTTCCTCATTCGGGAATGATGAGTTCAGATGGTGATAAATGGGCAAGTATTCCAGTGATTGCAATTTCAAACCCTGATGCTGATCACCTTCGCCGTTTACACAACTTAGATAAACCCTTAACTATATCGCTTCATTCAGAATCAAAATGGAAAGGTGATGTGAGCAGTGGTAACGTCATTTTAGATCTAGTTGGTAGTGAGAAACCAGAAGAGATAGTTCTCATTGGTGGCCATTTAGATAGTTGGGATCTCGGTACTGGTGCCGTAGATGACGGTGCTGGTATTGCTATTACCACCGCTGCTGCAGCGCTTATTGCAAAGCTACCTAAGCGTCCTAAACGTACCATTCGAGTGGTTATGTTTGGCGCAGAAGAAGTCGGCCTACTCGGCGCATTTTCCTATGCTAAACAGCATGAAGCTAATTTGAAAAATCATGTAGTAGCAACAGAATCAGATTTCGGTGCACAAACTATTTGGCAACTGGTGTCAAACGTCAACCCAAAAGCTACCCTGTTAATGGATGATATTGCTAAAATCTTATCACCTTTGGGTATTATTAGAGGGGGTTCAAACGTACCAGGTGGCGGCCCAGATATCATCCCGCTTGCCGCTAAAGGTGTACCTACTATTCGTTTAAGTCAAAACGGAGGAGATTACTTTGATTTACATCATACACCAGACGATACGCTTGATAAAATTAACCCTGATGAATTAGCCCAAAACATTGCAGCATATGCAGCTAGCATATATTTGATTGCCGATTCAGACGTAGAACTGAAACCATAA
- a CDS encoding DMT family transporter, whose protein sequence is MYWLSLIVAGVFEAGWLFFLDKSASFSKLSYVFLAIISMIISLILFSFAIKEIPITIAYLIWLAVGVCTIVLLNYVMYQHSLSTIQFLFISLILIGIIGLKINLPNS, encoded by the coding sequence ATGTATTGGCTTTCTCTCATTGTTGCTGGTGTTTTTGAAGCAGGCTGGTTATTTTTTTTAGACAAATCGGCATCCTTTTCTAAATTATCTTATGTATTCCTCGCCATCATATCGATGATTATTAGTCTTATTTTATTTTCTTTTGCTATCAAAGAAATTCCAATAACCATTGCGTATTTAATTTGGTTAGCTGTAGGGGTATGTACTATCGTTTTGCTAAATTATGTGATGTATCAACATAGTTTATCAACCATACAGTTTCTCTTTATTAGTCTGATCCTCATTGGTATCATCGGTTTAAAGATAAATTTACCGAACAGCTAG
- a CDS encoding MerC domain-containing protein, producing MKIFEQPILDKLSIATSVICAIHCAIVPIFIALFPTISVFSSNEHEFHQAIVWFIIPLSIMAGFLGCYKHKSKRILLTILSGLCLLVFAALFVHELWGENVEKTLTVFATMILAFAHWQNFKRCRDNSCDH from the coding sequence ATGAAGATTTTTGAACAACCGATCTTAGATAAGCTATCTATTGCAACATCCGTTATTTGTGCTATTCACTGTGCTATTGTGCCTATTTTTATTGCACTATTTCCGACAATCTCAGTGTTTAGTAGTAATGAGCATGAATTTCATCAAGCGATAGTATGGTTTATTATACCTTTGAGCATAATGGCTGGCTTTTTGGGATGCTATAAGCATAAGAGTAAAAGGATATTATTAACGATTCTTTCTGGGCTTTGCTTACTTGTTTTTGCTGCATTATTTGTTCATGAACTGTGGGGTGAAAATGTAGAAAAAACGCTAACGGTATTTGCAACCATGATTCTAGCTTTTGCACACTGGCAAAACTTTAAACGTTGTCGTGACAATAGCTGTGATCATTAG
- a CDS encoding phosphatase domain-containing putative toxin, with amino-acid sequence MYKHPFDTLTLESGGKFIFTPCPGTQSVNLQQSIEQLRSEGVTTLVSLMYDDELVTLDAHSIGQVCQAQNLTWLQMPIKDDDAPNDDFMRAFSQHITRIINSINKGEAIAVHCKGGSGRTGLVIALFLIHLGYDKAQIVDMVQLIRPKALQHPIQRKYFNDFIFLETSNDN; translated from the coding sequence ATGTATAAGCACCCATTTGATACCTTAACACTCGAATCTGGGGGGAAGTTCATTTTTACTCCTTGTCCTGGTACACAGAGTGTCAATTTACAGCAATCCATTGAGCAATTAAGGTCCGAAGGTGTTACGACGCTTGTTTCGCTTATGTATGATGATGAACTCGTTACACTTGATGCTCATTCAATAGGACAAGTTTGCCAAGCACAGAACCTAACATGGCTGCAAATGCCAATTAAAGATGATGATGCTCCTAATGACGATTTTATGCGGGCATTTTCACAGCATATTACACGGATAATAAATAGCATAAATAAAGGTGAGGCGATAGCTGTTCATTGTAAGGGGGGATCTGGAAGAACAGGTCTTGTGATCGCCTTATTTCTTATTCATTTAGGTTACGACAAAGCACAAATCGTGGATATGGTGCAATTGATACGACCGAAAGCATTACAACACCCCATACAACGTAAATATTTTAATGACTTTATTTTTTTGGAGACTTCTAATGACAATTAA
- the arsB gene encoding ACR3 family arsenite efflux transporter, whose amino-acid sequence MGIFERFLSLWVALCIVCGVVFGVYFPDFFSWVARAEVAQVNIIVAVFIWLMIYPMMVQIDFSTIKDVGKNPSGLVLTLVINWLIKPFSMAALGWLFFEVVFTDFVNPESAQEYIAGMILLGVAPCTAMVFVWSQLTKGDANYTLVQVSLNDIIMIFAFAPIAALLLGVANINVPWDTLVYSVLLYVVLPLIAGVATRAILNNSERKNHSIDELISKFKPFSIIGLLLTVVLLFAFQAQRIIEQPQTIVLIAIPLIIQTYGIFIIAYYAAIKMKLKHNIAAPACLIGTSNFFELAVAVAISLFGLHSGAALATVVGVLVEVPIMLSLVAIINKTRHWFD is encoded by the coding sequence ATGGGAATATTCGAACGGTTTTTATCTTTATGGGTTGCACTGTGTATTGTCTGTGGTGTAGTTTTTGGCGTGTATTTTCCTGATTTTTTTTCATGGGTTGCAAGGGCTGAAGTCGCACAAGTTAATATAATAGTGGCGGTTTTTATTTGGTTAATGATTTATCCGATGATGGTCCAAATTGATTTTTCTACGATAAAAGATGTTGGTAAAAACCCTTCAGGTCTAGTACTGACTTTAGTCATTAATTGGTTAATTAAACCTTTTTCAATGGCTGCACTAGGGTGGTTGTTTTTTGAAGTGGTGTTTACAGATTTCGTTAACCCCGAAAGCGCTCAAGAATATATTGCAGGTATGATTCTACTTGGCGTTGCTCCATGTACAGCAATGGTATTTGTTTGGTCACAGTTAACAAAAGGTGATGCGAACTATACTTTAGTACAAGTATCATTAAATGATATTATCATGATCTTTGCATTTGCGCCTATCGCTGCGTTATTGTTGGGCGTTGCTAATATTAATGTGCCATGGGACACCTTAGTATATTCAGTATTACTCTATGTGGTATTGCCGTTAATTGCAGGGGTTGCAACCCGCGCGATACTCAATAATTCAGAACGAAAAAATCACTCCATTGATGAACTAATATCGAAGTTCAAACCCTTTTCAATTATTGGCTTACTATTAACTGTTGTTCTACTTTTTGCCTTTCAAGCTCAACGGATTATTGAGCAACCGCAAACGATAGTATTGATTGCGATCCCGTTAATTATTCAAACTTATGGCATTTTTATTATTGCATATTATGCGGCAATAAAAATGAAACTAAAGCATAACATTGCAGCCCCTGCCTGTTTAATTGGCACATCTAACTTTTTTGAATTAGCGGTTGCTGTGGCTATTTCACTGTTCGGTTTACATTCTGGTGCTGCGCTTGCAACAGTTGTAGGTGTGTTGGTCGAAGTGCCAATTATGTTATCACTTGTCGCTATTATTAATAAAACACGTCATTGGTTTGATTGA
- the arsJ gene encoding organoarsenical effux MFS transporter ArsJ, with translation MKQLATLSNEIKQYLIVTGNYWAFTLTDGALRMLVVLYFHQLGYSPLSIAMLFLFYEIFGVITNLFGGYLGARVGLNRTMNIGLAIQVMALLMLTVPAEWLTVVYVMAAQALSGIAKDLNKMSAKSSIKMLVANGQEGTLFKWVAVLTGSKNALKGIGFFLGGLLLTLLSFQGAMLLMAAVLTMVWCFSVYALKNDLGKAKTTPKFKQIFSKSDAINTLSAARMFLFGARDVWFVVALPVFLSQVFNWDHWTVGGFLAIWVIGYGIVQSCVPSLFNLDQGVSPAKDAVKWTSLLAFVTFSIAIMLSFQWAVQLSLVIGLLIFGILFAVNSSLHSYLIVSMANADGVSLDVGFYYMANAMGRLIGTVLSGWVYQYYGLTACLFISSVFIMLAMLVSYRLPKTSLI, from the coding sequence ATGAAACAATTGGCAACGCTTTCTAACGAAATTAAACAGTACTTAATTGTAACAGGCAACTATTGGGCGTTTACGTTGACCGATGGTGCGTTGCGTATGCTGGTTGTTTTGTATTTTCATCAATTAGGGTATTCGCCACTCAGTATAGCAATGCTGTTTTTGTTTTATGAAATATTTGGTGTCATTACTAATTTATTTGGTGGATATTTAGGGGCTCGAGTTGGCTTAAATCGCACGATGAATATAGGCCTTGCTATTCAAGTAATGGCGTTGTTGATGTTAACAGTGCCGGCAGAATGGTTAACTGTTGTTTATGTGATGGCCGCTCAGGCCCTATCGGGGATAGCCAAAGATCTCAATAAAATGAGTGCAAAAAGCTCTATTAAAATGTTGGTGGCTAATGGGCAAGAAGGCACATTATTTAAATGGGTTGCGGTATTAACGGGCTCTAAAAATGCCTTAAAAGGCATTGGTTTTTTTCTTGGCGGTTTGCTGTTAACGTTGTTGTCTTTTCAAGGGGCGATGCTACTGATGGCAGCGGTGTTAACAATGGTTTGGTGCTTTAGTGTATATGCGTTAAAAAATGATTTAGGCAAAGCGAAAACGACGCCAAAGTTTAAGCAGATTTTTTCTAAAAGCGACGCCATTAATACGCTTTCAGCAGCACGCATGTTTTTATTTGGTGCGCGAGATGTATGGTTTGTTGTTGCCTTGCCAGTATTTTTATCCCAAGTATTTAACTGGGATCATTGGACTGTTGGTGGCTTTCTTGCCATTTGGGTCATTGGCTATGGAATTGTGCAATCATGTGTTCCTTCACTATTTAACCTTGACCAAGGTGTATCACCTGCGAAAGATGCAGTTAAATGGACTTCTTTATTAGCATTCGTTACCTTTAGCATTGCAATTATGTTGTCTTTTCAGTGGGCAGTTCAACTTTCTTTAGTTATAGGGCTATTAATATTTGGTATATTGTTTGCCGTTAATTCTTCATTACATAGCTATTTAATTGTCAGTATGGCAAACGCTGACGGAGTTTCTTTGGACGTTGGTTTTTACTATATGGCAAACGCGATGGGTAGGCTGATAGGCACCGTACTGTCTGGTTGGGTTTATCAATATTACGGTTTGACAGCTTGTTTATTTATTTCCAGTGTTTTTATCATGTTAGCGATGCTGGTATCGTATAGATTGCCAAAAACTTCCCTTATTTGA